In the genome of Physeter macrocephalus isolate SW-GA chromosome 20, ASM283717v5, whole genome shotgun sequence, one region contains:
- the MRLN gene encoding myoregulin isoform X1: MHFVLARAAGEKTQEQHYLPLPGIKSGSRSILDMTCKNWMLISTTNPTSLEDEIVGRLLKILFVIFVDFLSIIYVVVTS; encoded by the exons ATGCACTTTGTTCTAGcaagagcagctggagagaaaacCCAGGAGCAGCATTATCTACCACTACCCGGGATTAAGTCAG GGAGCAGGAGCATTTTGGATATGACGTGTAAAAACTGGATGTTAATTTCTACTACTAACCCCACAAGTCTGGAAGATGAAATTGTGGGAAGACTTCTAAAAATTTTGTTTGTAATCTTTGTTGACTTCCTGTCTATTATATATGTTGTTGTAACTTCTTAG
- the MRLN gene encoding myoregulin isoform X2 — MTCKNWMLISTTNPTSLEDEIVGRLLKILFVIFVDFLSIIYVVVTS; from the coding sequence ATGACGTGTAAAAACTGGATGTTAATTTCTACTACTAACCCCACAAGTCTGGAAGATGAAATTGTGGGAAGACTTCTAAAAATTTTGTTTGTAATCTTTGTTGACTTCCTGTCTATTATATATGTTGTTGTAACTTCTTAG